ACCGAGGGCGTGGCGCTGGGCGGTCTGTGGCAAAAGATCAGCCGCGGCATCATCGCCCGGCCGGGGCTGATCCTGACGGTGAGTTGCTTGGCGATGGTGCCCTTGGCCTATCACGGCCTGTCGGTGCCCGTCACCTACGATCTGTTGGAAGAATTGCCGCGCACTTGCACCAGCGTGGTCGGCACGGAGCTGCTCAAACAGCACTTTCCGGCCGGCGACATGGCGCCGATCACGGTCCTGGCCGAGCGGAGCGACGCCGAATTCGACTCGCGCCAAGGGATGAAGCAGATCGCGGGCCTCACCAAGCTGCTCTACGACCTGCGCGGCGTGGAAAGCGTGCGCAGCCTAAGCGAGCCGCTGGGCGACAAGCCGGGAGCGCTGCGCCTGGCGAAGCTGGCGGTGCTCCGCCATCCGCGCACAAAATCGCTCTACCTGGCCCAGTCGGAAAAGCTGGCCGGACAAGTCACGCGTTTCGACGTCATCACGCATTACGACCCGTTTTCGATCGAAGCCGCCGACCTGCTCGACCGCATCGACCGCCGGCTCGACAAGCTGACTCAGGACGAAGCATCGGTCTGGCACGGCACGAATTTCGTCTATGCCGGAACGACCGCCGGCGTGCGCGATCTCAAGGCGGTGACGCTCAGCGATCAGTGGCTCATCGAACGGCTGGTGGTGATCGCCGTGCTGGCGGTGCTGATCGTCATTCTGAGGCGGCCGTTGATCTGTGTCTATTTGATCGTGACGGTGCTCTTCAGCTACCTGGTGACGATCGGGGCCACGGAGTTGGTGTTCTCCAGCATTTCTCAGCCGTATACGGGCCTCGATTGGAAGGTGCCGATCTTCTTGTTCGTGATCCTTACGGCCATCGGCGAAGATTACAATATCTATCTGGTGACGCGGGTGCTGGAAGAACAGCGCCGGCACGGGCTGGTTGAGGGGCTGCGAGTCGCCGTGGTCCGCACCGGCGGCATCATCACGAGTTGCGGCGTGATTATGTCCGGCACGTTCATTTCGATGATGTTCGGCTCGCTGCGGGGCATTTCGGAGCTGGGTTTTGCCCTGAGCCTGGGCGTGCTGCTCGACACGTTGGTGGTGCGGACCGTGCTGGTTCCGGCGTTCCTGGCGCTGGTTTACCGCTGGCGCGAGGCCGTGCCCGAACCGGCCCTCGAACCGCCTCGCGACGGCGAATGGGCCGGCGGGGGATAGCTGCGGACTTACGTCGGCCGTACAATCCAGGCATCGAAAATCCAAAACTCGAACAAGCCCATGCCCACACCACCCCTCGCTGAAACCCTTGCCGGCGTTCCGCTGTTTGCCGGTTTCAACCCGGACGATCTCGACAGCTTGTTGAAGAGCTTCGAAGAAGTCTCGTACCCGGCCGACGGTATCGTGTTTCGCGCCGGCGAGCAGGATCCGGCGCTCTATCTGATCATCAGCGGCGCGGTCGAAATCGTACTCGACGTGCCGGGCGGCCAGGAAGCGGTGATCGCGACGCTTGAACCGAAAAACGTCTTCGGCGAGAGCAGCTTCTTTCATCCCGCCCCGCACAGTGCCACGGCCCGCTGTCCGCGGGCGAGCACGCTCATGCGGCTGTCGCGCCGCGAATACGAGCGCTTGCTCGATGCCGGATCGTTGGCGGCCTTTCGTTTGGCGACGGCGGCGGCGGAGATTCTGGCGGCCCGGCTGCAAGCCACCGACAAATGGACCGCGGATCTGCTGAGCGAAGAAAACCAGCAACTCGCGGCGACCTGGCGCCGGTTTCGAGAGCAGATCGGCGTCTCGTTCGATTTTCCGCATGGGTTCGTGCATCCGTACTAACCATGGAGCCCTCGATGAAAACCAACCCCGTCAAACGCCTGCTGCGCGAAGGGAAGCCGACGTTCGGCACCTGGCTGTCGCTGGGCGACCTGTATGCCACTCGCGTGCTGGCCCGCAGCGGCTTCGACTGGCTGACGCTCGATATGGAGCACTCGCCGATCGACTGGTCGCAGGCGGCCACGGTTTTTGCCGCCATCGCCGACGCCGGCTGCGTGCCGCTGGCCCGCGTGCCCAAGGGGAACCACGACTACATCAAGCGCGTGCTCGACGGCGGCGCCTGGGGCATCGTGGTGCCGATGGTCGACACGGTCGAGCAGGCCCAGATCGCGGTCCGCGCCGCCAAGTATCCGCCGGTCGGCAATCGCAGCCTCGGCGGCGGCATGCACGCCATGAACTTCGACACTTCGTCGGGCGAATACTTCCGCAAAGCCAACGACGAGATCCTGGTGGTGTTGCAGACCGAAAGCCCCACCGGCGTGCGCAACGCCGAAGCGATCTACAGCCTGCCGGGCGTCGATGCCATCTTCGTCGGCCCCGTCGATCTGCGGGCCAACATGCGGTCGGCCGACGGACGCGAGGCCGGCGACGCCGAACTGGAAGAGATGCTGGCCCGTGTGGTGGCGGCTGGCAAAAAGGTCGGCACGCCGACCGGCATGCATACCATGGATCCCAAAGCGGCTCTGGCCCGCGCCGAGCAAGGGATGCAGTTCATCGCCATCGGCAGCGAATTGCGGTTCATGACGCAGCGTGCCCTGGAGGTGATTCGCGCGGTGCGGCCGGAGCTGGGCGACAAAGACCTGGCGCGATATTGAGCGATGGCCGAGTTCGTTACCATTACGAAAGCCGGCTCGATTCCCGAGGGGCAGGGCGCGACGTTCGTGGTCAACGGCCGGCTGGTGGCGGTGTTCTATGAGAAGGGGCAATATCACGCCATCGACGACCTTTGTCCGCACATGGGGGCGTCGCTGGGCGCGGGCGAGGTCTGCGACGGCGTGGTTACTTGCCCGTGGCACGCTTGGCGATTCAGCGTCTGCGACGGCACCTGGCGCGACAACCCGAAGCTCAAGATCGAGCACTTCGAGGTGCGGGTCGTGGGCGACGAGGTGCAAGTCTACGTGCCAGAGAAGAAGGCGGCGGCGGGGTAGGTCTACTTGCCCAATCAGGCCGCTAGTCCTATCTTAGCGCTATGCCCGACGACTTGCCGAAATTGCGTGCCACGCTGGTGGAACTGCGCCGCGAACTTGAAGCGGCGGGCAGCCTCGACGCCGATTCACTGGCTATGATGCGGCAGGTGATGGCCGATCTCGAGCAAGCCATCGCGCGCAGCGAGGAGGCCGGGCGGCCGTTGGATGCCCAATCGGCGCAGCGCGGCTCCGTCGTGCGACGGCTGGGCGACGCCGCCCGCGGCTTCGAATCGACGCACCCCATGCTCTCCGGCGCCATCGGCAGCGTCATCGACGCCCTGGCCCAGATGGGAATCTAGGGATTGTGGATTTTCGATTTTGGATTTTGGATTGCGAGCACACAAACCCGAAGCGCAAGCGAGGCGCACCCGCTCGTCGTCCTCGCTTGCGCTTAGGGTTTGTGTTTAGCCTGCTGGCCAGTGTGGCTGGTGCGCAAGAGGCGCCGCTCGATGGCCGCGAGGGGCGAGAGCTGCTCTTGGATCGCTTCCGCCCGCGGTCGCAATTGAAGGTCGAGCCGCATCCGTTGACGCGGGCCAAATTTCCGGCCGTCGACGTTCACGTACACCCGCGGATTCGCCTGCGGCACTCGCCCGAAGAACTGGACGACTTCGTGCGCCTCATGGACCGTCAGAACATCGCCGTGTGCGTCAGCCTCGACGGCGGCATGGGCGAGGCGTTCGACGAACACTCCAAGTATCTCTGGACCAAGTACCGCCCGCGGTTCGTGATCTTCGCCAACATCGATTGGCAGGGCGACGGCAAGTCCGGCGAGCCGGCCACCTGGGACTGCCAGCGGCCCGACTTCGGAAGGCGGATGGCCAAAGAGCTCGCGCGGCTCAAAGCGGCGGGCATCAGCGGGCTGAAAGTCTTCAAGGATTTTGGCCTCAAGTATCACAACGCCGATGGCTCGCTCATCAAGATCGACGACCCGCGCTGGGATCCGATCTGGCGGGCATGCGGCGAGTTGGGACTGCCGGTGATCATGCACACCGCCGATCCGGGCGCGTTCTTCGAGCCGCTCGACGAGACCAACGAGCGCTGGGAAGAGTTGCACCGCCATCCCGACTGGAGCTTTTTCGGGCCGCAATGGCCGTCGCGTGCGGAGTTGCACGCGGCGCGAAACCGCGTGATTGCCCGGCATCGGCAGACCACGTTTATCGGCGCCCACCTGGCCAACGACGGCGAAGACCTGGCCCAGGCGGGCCGCTGGCTCGACGAGCACCCGAACCTGGTGCTGGAGATCGCCTCGCGGATCAACGAGCTAGGCCGTCAGCCCTACACGGCCCGCGACTTTTTCCTGAAATATGCCGACCGCATTCTCTTCGGCACCGACGGTCCTCGCTCGCCCGACCGGTTGGTGCTTTATTGGCGGTTTCTGGAGACGCGCGACGAATACTTCCCGTATGCCGAGACGCCGTTTCCGCCGCAGGGCTTTTGGCGAATCTACGGCCTGCACTTGCCCGACGACGTGCTGAAGAAGATTTATTCCGAAAACGCCGCACGAATTATTCCCGGCGTAAAGGAGCGGTTGGCGAAGCGAGCCGGGGAATAAACGGCCCGATGAACCCCATTCCGACTCCGAATCGCCTTCGTTCGCTTCAGCAGGTGTGGCGAGCTCGTCGCACGAAGTCGGCCTGGGGCGGAGCAAGCTGTGCGAGCGATGCCTCGTCGATGCGCGTGCCGATATCGAGCCGGGCCGCGCGGGGCTCGCCGGCAACCGTGAACGTCGCACCAAATAACGACGCTCCCCGAAGGTCGGCGCCGTTCAGGTCGGCGGCACTGAAGTCGGCGCCTTCCAGGTCGGCGGCCGCGAACGTCGCGCCGCGCAGCTCTGCGCCGGCAAAATGGGCGTTCGCCAGATTGGCGCCGTCGAAACTGGCCCGTGCCAGCACGCACTCGCGGAAGTCGGCGTTGCGCAACACCGCGCCCCGCGCGTCAAGGCCGGTCAAGTCGTGGCCACGCGCCTGCAGGCTGAGCAGGTTCAGCCCCGCGAAGCTGCGAGCGGCCAGCAGGCGCCGCATCTCGTGCCGGCTGACGTCGGCCGCGATGTAACGCTCTTCTCGCCACGGGTCGGCCACGTTGTGGTAGCCCGCTTCGCCTTCCCAGTAGCCCAAGCGGTCGGCGGCCAGTAGCTCGATCCGCTGGAGCCATTTGAGGCTTTTGTAGAAATAACGGCCCGGAACCACCAGCCGCACCGGCCCGCCATGCTCCACCGGCAAGGGACGGTTTTCGACCTCCAATGCCACGAACGCCCCCAAATCCAGCGCATCGCTCAGCACCAGTGAAGTCGAGTGGCCGCGATCGCTGCGGGCGACAAACGAGACGAAGCGGGCCAGCGAGGTCGGCTCGGCCGCGGCCAGCAGGTCGGCCAGTTCGACGCCGGCAAAATCGACCGCCAGTTTCGACCACCGCGTCACGCAATGAATATCGACCGGCCGCCGATGCCAGCGCAGCCGCCGCAACGCCGCAAGGTCGTAAACGCGGGGCGTGGCGACGCAGCCGCTGACGGTGACGGTCCAGTCGCCGTCGTGCTGCGCGGGACTACGCTCGCCCACCAGAGGCCATTTGCCGGGCGCGGCGAGTTGTTGACCGGGAGGTAGCGGAGGAGCGTCGGGCATGGGCGGTGGTTTGAAGTTGCCTCCATTCTAGCGACGGTTACGATAAACACTTATGCCAACGATTCAATTCGGCTGTCCTCGATGTCACTCGACGGTACAGGCCGACAGCGCGCAGGTAGGCAGGGCGGTCAGTTGTCCGACGTGCGGCAGCTCGGTGTTCGTCGCCCCGCCACCACCACCTGTGGCTGGCGCTCCGCCCCCTTTGCCGAATAAGGCCCCGCCCGTCGCCGGTGGACCGCCGCCCATCGCCGGTTTTCCACCGCGACCGGGCACGCCGCCGGTTCCGTCGGGGCCGCCGCCGATCGGAGGCGGCGCGGGAGCCGTTTCTTCGGTCCCACCGCCCAGGCCGGGCATGCCGCCGCCGATGGTCCGCTTCCCGCCGCCGCCGGCCGCGGCCCCAGTTGCCAGCGCACCGGCCACGGCTGTGCCGGCCATGGGGCTGGGACGCCCGGACGGTCCGCCTGCGCCGGCACCGATCGCGGCGCCATTCAGGCCCAGCGCCGTGCCCGTTTCAGCGCCAGGACAAGCGCAATCGTTGCCGCGAGAGCGCGATCGCAACATCGAACGGTTGACGATGGAAGAAAAGGAGCAGCGGCGTCTGCGCCGCAACATCATCACCGCTACTGTGGGCGTGGTGTTGTTGCTGATGTTGACGTTGATTCTGATGAAGATCGCGGGGTAGGGATGAGAGATGAGGGACGAGAGATCAGGGACAGGGATGGCCCTCGTCTATCCCTCATCCCTCATCCCTGTCGCAATGCCGTAAAGCTCTTCGGCGTCGAGCAACTGGTCGTTCGTTTCGAACAGACGCTGAATCGCCCGCTTGTGAATCTTCATTTTGAGGCCGCCCACTCCGACCGCTCCGTAGCAGATCACTCGCTCGCGTTCGACGCCGCGGTCCGTGACTTCCACGCCGCCCAACCCGGCGGGCGGCACCGCGTTGAGATCGATCGCCACCTTCAAGCTGCCCGCCCTGTGCCGTGCCTCGCTCGACGCCAACTCCACACCGGCCGCGCCCGTCGCAATCACCAGCGAGGCGTCTGTCAGAGCCGTGATCGTTTCTTCCTCAGAACTGGCCCGTGCGGGGACGATCTTCGCCGCCGGATACCGTGCGGCAACGGCGTCGCAAACGGCCTGAGCCCGTTCGAGGCGACGCGAAACGACGCGCACGGCCGCGCCTTCCAGGGCCAACAGGCGCACGGCGCGTTGGCCCACCGGTCCCGTGGCGGCCAGCACGACCGCGGTGGCGCCGCAAAGCGTGAGGTGCTTGCCCGCCGCCGCCACCGCCGCCGCGGCGGTGGTGTTGGCGCCCGAGGGATCGAGCATCACCGAGACCTTCATCGGTCCGAAAAAGGCGCGGCGAACTTCGGCCAACACCGCTTCGGCGGCGGCGACATTCGAGCCCCCGATAAAAATCGCCGTGTGGTGCAAGTCGCCCGGTCCGCGGGTGAAGATGGCCCCGTGGACGCGGTCGCGCACGTTCTCGGAGGTAATGGCATGCTGGCGCAGCAGGTGATCGGCGCCGGCGTCGATCGCCACCACGCTGTCAAACACGCTCGGCTGCTCGTCGGTGTCGAGCTGCAACAGGATCTTCGGCTTGCTCATCGCAATCCGACGCTAGAACCCGCGGAACGGATGCTTGGCGCTGTCCTTGCCGGCGATCATTTCTTCGACGCTCGGCTTGCTCTTCATCGCGTTGGCGATCGCCATTTTCGTCGCTTCATAGTTGTAGTCGTGGATTTTCTTGTCGTCCTCGGCTGCCGGGTGGATGAACACTCCGCAGACGATCACCAAATCTTCCGCCTGGTCTTTGCGAATGACGCCGGCGGCCACCGAATCGGCCACCGCCTTGGCCACTCCCGACTGGGCCGGGCCGAACATCTGCACGGCCTGCTTCATGCCCTTGATCGTCACCTTGGTGATGAGCACCGTCGCCGGCTTGACCGCCAAGTTGGGGGTTAACACCGCCAGCAGGTTCGAGTGGCCTTCGCTCTGCCGCGCCAGCGCATTGGCAAAGGCGTTGCCGACAGGCCCGTCTTTGCTGCCGATCAACAGGTCGATATGAGCAATTTCGTTGCCGTCGCCCGCCAGAGCCTCACCGATAAACATCGACATCGCCGGATCTCCTTAGTTGCTTGTAAGTGGACCATCGCCGCGCTCGCGATGGATGGCAAGGGGCAACAATAACAAACGCACGGCCAAATGCAATGACCCCGCGGGAAAGCGGGTGCCTCGCCACACCTTCCCCGCCGCCACCCCCTTGCAACCTACCGCCGGGCTGCTACATTAGTCCGCTTCGGCGGAAAACTCCGCTCCCACGGAAAAGGCTTCACAGTCTTCCCACCTTGCCGTCGCTCGCGGCGGCTCATGGATGGCTCGGCCCGGCATCTTCGCCGGGCGGCACTGAGCCTACACACTAGGCACGAAAGTCCTGCTGCGCACTCGTTTTACGTTCGGACGACGGTGTCCGGCCACGCGCAGGACTGCACGAATCGGAACGGCGAACGTTCCACACACCAAGGAGGAGAGCAACGATGCTGTTTGAGTCGCTACTTTTAGTTGCCGCGATCGGCTTTTGTGACGGGCCGCAGGCGGACGTATCGGAGGCACCGAAGGCGGAGACGGCGAAGCCCGTTGAGGCCGTGCCCCTTTTCCCGGCGGAAAATGAAATCGTCCAATGGACGAACGCTCAGCGAAAGCGGCACGGCCTGCCGCCGCTGGTGGTCGATGCGTCGCTGGAGAAGACCGCCCGGAACCACACCTTTTGGATGGCCTCTGTGCAAAGCTTGCAGCACGCGCAGGGAGCGTGGGCCGAAAACATTGCTCAGGGGCAGATTTCTGCCCAGCATGCGGTAAGCTCTTGGATGAACTCGTCGGGTCACCGGGCGAACATTTTGAACCGCCGGCACCGCCGCATCGGCGTGGCCGGCTTTGTGGGCCGCAACGGCCAGGTCTACTGGTGCCAGCAGTTTAAGGAGTAACGGCGGCAAGTGGGTACACCGCTCCTGATCGTGGGGGCGAGCGTGCGGGCCGCCGCCCAGTCGGCGGTC
This DNA window, taken from Pirellulales bacterium, encodes the following:
- a CDS encoding molybdopterin-dependent oxidoreductase encodes the protein MPDAPPLPPGQQLAAPGKWPLVGERSPAQHDGDWTVTVSGCVATPRVYDLAALRRLRWHRRPVDIHCVTRWSKLAVDFAGVELADLLAAAEPTSLARFVSFVARSDRGHSTSLVLSDALDLGAFVALEVENRPLPVEHGGPVRLVVPGRYFYKSLKWLQRIELLAADRLGYWEGEAGYHNVADPWREERYIAADVSRHEMRRLLAARSFAGLNLLSLQARGHDLTGLDARGAVLRNADFRECVLARASFDGANLANAHFAGAELRGATFAAADLEGADFSAADLNGADLRGASLFGATFTVAGEPRAARLDIGTRIDEASLAQLAPPQADFVRRARHTC
- a CDS encoding methylene-tetrahydromethanopterin dehydrogenase N-terminal domain-containing protein, translating into MSKPKILLQLDTDEQPSVFDSVVAIDAGADHLLRQHAITSENVRDRVHGAIFTRGPGDLHHTAIFIGGSNVAAAEAVLAEVRRAFFGPMKVSVMLDPSGANTTAAAAVAAAGKHLTLCGATAVVLAATGPVGQRAVRLLALEGAAVRVVSRRLERAQAVCDAVAARYPAAKIVPARASSEEETITALTDASLVIATGAAGVELASSEARHRAGSLKVAIDLNAVPPAGLGGVEVTDRGVERERVICYGAVGVGGLKMKIHKRAIQRLFETNDQLLDAEELYGIATGMRDEG
- a CDS encoding aldolase/citrate lyase family protein, whose protein sequence is MKTNPVKRLLREGKPTFGTWLSLGDLYATRVLARSGFDWLTLDMEHSPIDWSQAATVFAAIADAGCVPLARVPKGNHDYIKRVLDGGAWGIVVPMVDTVEQAQIAVRAAKYPPVGNRSLGGGMHAMNFDTSSGEYFRKANDEILVVLQTESPTGVRNAEAIYSLPGVDAIFVGPVDLRANMRSADGREAGDAELEEMLARVVAAGKKVGTPTGMHTMDPKAALARAEQGMQFIAIGSELRFMTQRALEVIRAVRPELGDKDLARY
- a CDS encoding amidohydrolase family protein: MFSLLASVAGAQEAPLDGREGRELLLDRFRPRSQLKVEPHPLTRAKFPAVDVHVHPRIRLRHSPEELDDFVRLMDRQNIAVCVSLDGGMGEAFDEHSKYLWTKYRPRFVIFANIDWQGDGKSGEPATWDCQRPDFGRRMAKELARLKAAGISGLKVFKDFGLKYHNADGSLIKIDDPRWDPIWRACGELGLPVIMHTADPGAFFEPLDETNERWEELHRHPDWSFFGPQWPSRAELHAARNRVIARHRQTTFIGAHLANDGEDLAQAGRWLDEHPNLVLEIASRINELGRQPYTARDFFLKYADRILFGTDGPRSPDRLVLYWRFLETRDEYFPYAETPFPPQGFWRIYGLHLPDDVLKKIYSENAARIIPGVKERLAKRAGE
- a CDS encoding CAP domain-containing protein, yielding MLFESLLLVAAIGFCDGPQADVSEAPKAETAKPVEAVPLFPAENEIVQWTNAQRKRHGLPPLVVDASLEKTARNHTFWMASVQSLQHAQGAWAENIAQGQISAQHAVSSWMNSSGHRANILNRRHRRIGVAGFVGRNGQVYWCQQFKE
- a CDS encoding cyclic nucleotide-binding domain-containing protein, coding for MPTPPLAETLAGVPLFAGFNPDDLDSLLKSFEEVSYPADGIVFRAGEQDPALYLIISGAVEIVLDVPGGQEAVIATLEPKNVFGESSFFHPAPHSATARCPRASTLMRLSRREYERLLDAGSLAAFRLATAAAEILAARLQATDKWTADLLSEENQQLAATWRRFREQIGVSFDFPHGFVHPY
- a CDS encoding DUF4404 family protein, which encodes MPDDLPKLRATLVELRRELEAAGSLDADSLAMMRQVMADLEQAIARSEEAGRPLDAQSAQRGSVVRRLGDAARGFESTHPMLSGAIGSVIDALAQMGI
- the fae gene encoding formaldehyde-activating enzyme yields the protein MSMFIGEALAGDGNEIAHIDLLIGSKDGPVGNAFANALARQSEGHSNLLAVLTPNLAVKPATVLITKVTIKGMKQAVQMFGPAQSGVAKAVADSVAAGVIRKDQAEDLVIVCGVFIHPAAEDDKKIHDYNYEATKMAIANAMKSKPSVEEMIAGKDSAKHPFRGF
- a CDS encoding Rieske (2Fe-2S) protein, with amino-acid sequence MAEFVTITKAGSIPEGQGATFVVNGRLVAVFYEKGQYHAIDDLCPHMGASLGAGEVCDGVVTCPWHAWRFSVCDGTWRDNPKLKIEHFEVRVVGDEVQVYVPEKKAAAG